The Raoultibacter phocaeensis genome contains a region encoding:
- a CDS encoding energy-coupling factor transporter transmembrane component T family protein, which translates to MPEIAMFGKYWPGSSPIHRMDPRAKLLLSLAVMVIIFVAQTFWGLAVCAVFTAALFIIAKIPLAKAVRSIAPLAFILVFTALLNVFFVQGGTVYFEWWIIRISEAGLVQAAFIAVRLFLLLLSMSLLTLTTATLDITDAFEYLLKPFARIGVPAHELSMIMGIALRFLPQFASELQTVYRAQISRGATFSQGPFKGGVRMLTSLMIPLFTSAFRHAETLSLAMDARCYHGGPGRTRLKPLRYGPLDRNAVVVLAFMLAAVFATNFIPH; encoded by the coding sequence GTGCCCGAAATAGCCATGTTCGGAAAATACTGGCCGGGATCGAGCCCCATCCACCGCATGGACCCGCGCGCGAAGCTACTGCTTTCGCTCGCGGTCATGGTGATCATCTTCGTCGCCCAGACGTTCTGGGGACTCGCGGTGTGCGCGGTGTTCACAGCAGCGCTCTTCATCATCGCGAAGATACCGCTTGCCAAAGCAGTACGATCGATCGCTCCGCTCGCTTTCATCCTCGTGTTCACCGCGCTCTTGAACGTATTCTTCGTCCAAGGCGGAACCGTATACTTCGAATGGTGGATCATCCGCATCAGCGAAGCGGGTCTCGTGCAGGCGGCTTTCATCGCTGTGCGCTTGTTCTTGCTGCTGCTCAGCATGAGCCTGCTTACGCTCACCACCGCCACGCTCGACATCACCGATGCGTTCGAGTACCTTTTGAAACCCTTCGCCCGCATCGGCGTGCCCGCCCACGAGCTCTCGATGATCATGGGCATCGCGCTGAGGTTCCTGCCCCAGTTCGCAAGCGAGCTGCAAACGGTATACCGCGCCCAGATAAGCCGAGGCGCAACGTTTTCGCAAGGCCCGTTCAAAGGCGGTGTGCGCATGTTGACGTCGCTCATGATACCGCTGTTTACGAGCGCGTTTCGCCATGCGGAAACGCTGTCGCTCGCCATGGATGCACGCTGCTATCACGGCGGACCCGGGCGTACGCGCCTAAAACCCTTGCGCTACGGTCCGCTCGACCGCAACGCTGTCGTCGTGCTCGCCTTCATGCTCGCCGCGGTGTTCGCGACAAATTTCATTCCGCACTGA
- a CDS encoding pyridoxamine 5'-phosphate oxidase family protein, giving the protein MTGNEQVLDYLTNIPAWYLATCEGDQPHVRPFSFAAEQDGKIWFCTATTKDVYRELEANPKFELSGWHPGHGWIILRGMAGLEDKANADVRRAGYEHMCGLGETYENENDPVLTFFSVEEPQAWMCDIDGSWVPIEF; this is encoded by the coding sequence ATGACCGGAAACGAACAGGTACTCGACTATCTCACCAACATTCCCGCCTGGTATCTCGCCACCTGCGAGGGAGATCAGCCCCACGTGCGACCGTTCAGCTTCGCAGCCGAGCAGGATGGCAAGATCTGGTTCTGCACCGCCACAACCAAAGACGTGTACCGCGAACTCGAAGCAAACCCCAAGTTCGAGCTTTCCGGCTGGCATCCCGGACACGGCTGGATCATCCTACGCGGCATGGCAGGACTCGAGGATAAAGCCAACGCCGATGTGAGGCGCGCGGGCTACGAGCACATGTGCGGCCTCGGTGAAACGTACGAGAACGAAAACGATCCCGTTCTCACGTTCTTCTCGGTCGAAGAACCCCAAGCCTGGATGTGCGACATAGACGGCAGCTGGGTACCCATCGAGTTCTAG
- a CDS encoding endonuclease domain-containing protein has protein sequence MTIILCDISALEFWRYDCSTTQRRLVHGGALRKNSSTFTKPDGEQIETLIHTGFSFLSEPIHVLVPNAAARTRNARVRCHVRPAQLPRNAFVQIAEDVFVCRSELSFIQRARNQSLALEVLDGLELCGTYRRTVGSRPTVYQVHPVTSAAELASFAAKVGSMYGASAARQALRYIRDGSESPMESVLVVLFCFPVRLGGYGLPLPDLNFRIPTSDSARKVTGRSEFRCDLFWPEAKLVVEYDGHGSHDELKNRSNDGSRHAALVSMGFQTLRITSENVKNVRELDAIAASIAKKLGIRTRPTERDWSAKKDQLRNEILPWKIPLP, from the coding sequence ATGACGATTATCCTCTGCGACATATCTGCCCTTGAGTTCTGGCGCTACGACTGCTCCACGACGCAGCGGCGACTCGTCCACGGGGGTGCGCTCCGAAAGAACTCCTCGACATTCACCAAGCCAGACGGCGAGCAGATCGAAACGCTCATACACACTGGGTTTTCTTTTCTCTCTGAACCGATCCACGTGCTCGTACCAAATGCAGCGGCCCGCACGAGGAACGCCCGGGTACGCTGCCACGTCAGGCCCGCACAACTCCCCCGTAATGCCTTTGTCCAGATCGCCGAAGATGTCTTCGTTTGCCGATCGGAGCTGAGCTTCATCCAGCGAGCACGCAATCAGTCACTCGCCCTCGAAGTGCTCGACGGATTGGAGCTCTGCGGGACCTATCGCCGGACGGTTGGCAGTCGACCGACCGTGTATCAGGTGCATCCAGTTACAAGCGCCGCCGAGCTCGCCTCGTTCGCCGCGAAAGTCGGCAGCATGTACGGAGCCTCTGCGGCGCGGCAGGCCCTCCGCTATATCAGAGATGGATCCGAGTCGCCAATGGAATCCGTGCTCGTCGTGCTCTTTTGCTTTCCCGTGCGCCTCGGCGGCTACGGTCTCCCCCTGCCTGACCTCAACTTCAGGATACCCACGTCCGATTCGGCGAGAAAAGTGACGGGAAGAAGCGAATTTCGCTGCGACTTGTTCTGGCCCGAAGCCAAGCTGGTCGTTGAGTACGATGGACACGGGAGTCACGACGAGCTAAAGAACCGATCGAACGATGGGTCGAGGCATGCCGCCCTCGTCAGCATGGGATTCCAGACACTCCGAATCACAAGCGAGAATGTGAAGAATGTAAGGGAGCTTGACGCAATCGCCGCCTCGATAGCCAAGAAGCTCGGTATCCGGACACGGCCCACGGAACGCGATTGGTCCGCAAAGAAAGATCAATTGAGAAACGAAATACTCCCCTGGAAGATCCCTTTGCCATAG
- a CDS encoding DUF1292 domain-containing protein, giving the protein MREGSAPNFCPPTEEGIVFTFEDEEGEHIDLEFLGLILHEGKRYGFFFPVDEDNPACSSGEVVLLEVTELDEEDQPAAFELVEDEAIAAEVYEDFKKATADLYDFE; this is encoded by the coding sequence ATGAGAGAGGGTAGTGCCCCGAACTTCTGCCCGCCCACCGAGGAGGGCATCGTCTTCACGTTCGAGGACGAAGAGGGCGAGCACATCGATCTGGAGTTCCTCGGCTTGATTTTGCACGAGGGCAAGCGCTACGGTTTCTTCTTCCCGGTTGACGAAGACAATCCCGCCTGCTCATCGGGCGAGGTCGTGCTGCTCGAGGTAACTGAACTCGACGAGGAAGACCAACCCGCTGCCTTCGAACTCGTCGAAGACGAGGCGATCGCCGCCGAGGTGTACGAGGATTTCAAGAAGGCCACCGCCGATTTGTACGATTTCGAATAG